From the Euzebya sp. genome, one window contains:
- the pstC gene encoding phosphate ABC transporter permease subunit PstC: MRTPTTSPAPESPASVTAERSTKGADRLFAGLSTGAGVTILLLLAGVAFFLFQQSLPALSADPSALAGGADSLGDFLGPLVFGTVYAAVLALLLATPLAVAIALFISHYAPRRLATTLGYITDILAAVPSVVYGLWGVSVLAPLMVPLMRGLEERLGVIPLFAGPTLTSGRTLMVAAVVLAVMILPIITAICREIFLQVPRLHEEAALALGATRWELIKMAVLPYARSGIISGTMLGLGRALGETMALAIILSPARIIDLNIIGAQNPQAIAPNIALRFPESSGIEVNGLFLTGLVLFAITFAVNYGARRITANAFSGAD; this comes from the coding sequence GTGCGCACCCCCACGACCTCACCCGCTCCGGAGTCGCCAGCGAGCGTCACCGCCGAGCGGAGCACCAAGGGCGCCGACCGGCTGTTCGCCGGCCTCTCGACCGGCGCCGGCGTCACCATCCTCCTGCTCCTGGCGGGGGTGGCGTTCTTCCTCTTCCAGCAGTCGCTGCCAGCGCTGTCGGCGGACCCCTCGGCCCTGGCCGGCGGCGCCGACAGCCTGGGTGACTTCCTCGGCCCGCTGGTGTTCGGCACGGTGTACGCGGCCGTCCTGGCCCTGCTGCTCGCCACGCCGCTCGCAGTGGCGATCGCGCTGTTCATCAGCCACTACGCCCCCCGGCGGCTCGCGACCACCCTCGGCTACATCACCGACATCCTCGCCGCGGTGCCCTCCGTCGTGTACGGCCTGTGGGGCGTCAGCGTGCTGGCCCCGCTGATGGTGCCGCTGATGCGCGGGCTCGAGGAACGGCTCGGCGTCATCCCGCTGTTCGCGGGCCCGACGCTGACCAGCGGCCGCACGCTGATGGTCGCCGCGGTCGTGCTGGCGGTGATGATCCTGCCGATCATCACCGCGATCTGCCGCGAGATCTTCCTGCAGGTCCCACGGCTCCACGAGGAGGCCGCGCTGGCACTGGGCGCCACCCGCTGGGAGCTGATCAAGATGGCGGTGCTGCCCTACGCGCGGTCGGGGATCATCTCCGGGACGATGCTCGGCCTGGGCCGTGCGCTCGGCGAGACGATGGCGCTGGCGATCATCCTGTCCCCGGCCCGCATCATCGACCTGAACATCATCGGTGCCCAGAACCCCCAGGCGATCGCCCCGAACATCGCCCTGCGCTTCCCCGAGTCCTCCGGGATCGAGGTCAACGGCCTCTTCCTGACCGGTCTGGTGCTGTTCGCGATCACGTTCGCCGTCAACTACGGCGCACGGCGCATCACCGCCAACGCCTTCTCCGGAGCCGACTAG
- the pstS gene encoding phosphate ABC transporter substrate-binding protein PstS: MRLNWRLMLALTAVLAIVATGCASNEDDGGTDEGTTGQTEEGAAAAGATESGGDLAGTIVGAGASSQAAAMEGWQAGFQSANPGVTVNYDPVGSGGGREQFLAGATMFAGSDAYLDAEEIELSAERCPGGEPAINLPHYISPVAVAFNLEGIDTLNMSPDVIGGIFAATITSWDDPAIAEDNPDVELPDLPINPVHRSDDSGTTENFTGYLDAVAPDAWPYGEVETWPSEAGGEGAPQTSGVVQAVTAGNGSIGYMDASQIQDLGTVAVGVGEDFVPFSAEAAAAVVDVSPRAEDRAEGDFAIELARDTTESGVYPIVLVSYHIVCQAYEDAETVELVTAFMEYVGSEEGQQAAAESAGSAPISEELRAEIADVLSTIEVAS; this comes from the coding sequence ATGCGACTGAACTGGCGTCTGATGCTCGCCCTGACCGCCGTGCTGGCGATCGTGGCGACCGGATGTGCGTCCAACGAGGACGACGGCGGAACCGACGAGGGCACGACCGGACAGACCGAGGAGGGGGCGGCGGCTGCCGGCGCCACGGAGTCCGGAGGGGACCTCGCCGGCACCATCGTCGGCGCGGGCGCGTCGTCGCAGGCCGCGGCGATGGAGGGGTGGCAGGCCGGCTTCCAGTCCGCCAACCCCGGCGTGACCGTCAACTACGACCCGGTCGGCTCCGGCGGCGGCCGCGAGCAGTTCCTGGCCGGCGCGACGATGTTCGCCGGCTCCGACGCCTACCTGGACGCCGAGGAGATCGAGCTCTCCGCCGAGCGCTGCCCCGGCGGCGAGCCCGCCATCAACCTGCCCCACTACATCTCGCCGGTCGCCGTGGCCTTCAACCTCGAGGGCATCGACACGCTCAACATGAGCCCGGACGTGATCGGCGGCATCTTCGCCGCCACGATCACCAGCTGGGACGACCCGGCGATCGCCGAGGACAACCCCGACGTGGAGCTGCCCGACCTGCCGATCAACCCGGTCCACCGCTCCGACGACTCCGGCACGACCGAGAACTTCACCGGGTACCTCGACGCGGTCGCCCCGGACGCCTGGCCCTACGGCGAGGTCGAGACCTGGCCGTCCGAGGCCGGTGGGGAGGGCGCCCCGCAGACCTCCGGCGTCGTCCAGGCCGTCACCGCCGGCAACGGGTCGATCGGCTACATGGACGCCTCGCAGATCCAGGACCTGGGCACCGTCGCCGTCGGCGTCGGCGAGGACTTCGTCCCGTTCTCCGCCGAGGCCGCCGCCGCGGTCGTCGACGTCTCGCCGCGCGCGGAGGACCGGGCCGAGGGTGACTTCGCCATCGAGCTCGCCCGCGACACCACCGAGTCGGGCGTGTACCCGATCGTGCTGGTCAGCTACCACATCGTGTGCCAGGCCTACGAGGACGCCGAGACCGTCGAGCTCGTGACGGCGTTCATGGAGTACGTCGGGTCCGAGGAGGGGCAGCAGGCCGCCGCGGAGTCCGCGGGGTCGGCGCCGATCTCCGAGGAGCTGCGTGCCGAGATCGCGGACGTGCTGTCGACGATCGAGGTCGCGTCCTGA
- the pstB gene encoding phosphate ABC transporter ATP-binding protein PstB: MDVTDLDIYYGDFKAVEGVTLTIDPRSVTALIGPSGCGKSTFLRALNRMHEVIPGAYVDGHVVLNGEDLYAPGVDPVLVRRKIGMVFQRPNPFPTMSIYENVLAGMRLNNKKLKKAAADDVVESSLRGANLWKEVADRLGKPGSSLSGGQQQRLCIARAIALKPDVLLMDEPCSALDPISTLAIEDLISDLKQSYTIVIVTHNMQQASRVSDRTGFFNIEGTGKPGKLVEIDETSVIFSNPAEQATADYVTGRFG, translated from the coding sequence ATCGACGTCACCGACCTCGACATCTACTACGGCGACTTCAAGGCCGTCGAGGGTGTCACCCTCACCATCGACCCGCGGTCGGTCACGGCGCTGATCGGCCCGTCCGGCTGTGGCAAGTCGACCTTCCTCCGGGCGCTGAACCGCATGCACGAGGTCATCCCCGGCGCCTACGTCGACGGCCACGTCGTGCTGAACGGGGAGGACCTGTACGCCCCGGGGGTCGACCCGGTGCTGGTCCGCCGCAAGATCGGGATGGTCTTCCAGCGGCCGAACCCGTTCCCGACGATGTCGATCTACGAGAACGTCCTCGCCGGCATGCGGCTCAACAACAAGAAGTTGAAGAAGGCCGCTGCCGACGACGTCGTCGAGTCGTCCCTCCGCGGCGCGAACCTGTGGAAGGAGGTCGCCGACCGGCTCGGCAAGCCGGGCTCGAGCCTGTCCGGCGGGCAGCAGCAGCGGCTCTGCATCGCCCGCGCGATCGCGCTGAAGCCCGACGTGCTGCTCATGGACGAGCCCTGCTCCGCCCTGGACCCCATCTCCACGCTGGCGATCGAGGACCTGATCAGCGACCTCAAGCAGTCCTACACGATCGTCATCGTGACCCACAACATGCAGCAGGCGTCGCGCGTGTCGGACCGGACGGGCTTCTTCAACATCGAGGGGACCGGCAAGCCCGGGAAGCTCGTCGAGATCGACGAGACGTCGGTGATCTTCTCCAACCCCGCCGAGCAGGCGACGGCCGACTACGTCACCGGCCGCTTCGGCTAA
- a CDS encoding alpha-E domain-containing protein codes for MLLSRLAEHVYWAGRYLERAEGTAQMVRATTELYLDLPRSVSVGWRPLLAVTGAEGSYEEVVRTDGTGAVATEEHQIVGFLTTRSDNPGSVLASITAARTNLRAVRALLPRRGWEVANSLFLWATENDALAVPRRSRLDWLGEIVQRCHTVAGVLDATMSHDDAYAFLQIGRHLERADLTTRVIDVQAAILLDHRLGDGTLPYADVTWMGVLKSVSAMQMFRRVARAGVSGPRALDFLLCDSQFPRSVEFCLTELSRRLLELPHHDDAMAACAAAQQTLTETDLTGLSGTELHRFVDVLQTRLGAINAAIADTWFAPVPAAHARIDLDQPDAPSPTQSQGQRSGAVHVS; via the coding sequence ATGCTCCTCTCCCGCCTCGCCGAGCACGTCTACTGGGCCGGCCGGTACCTCGAGCGGGCGGAGGGGACCGCCCAGATGGTCCGGGCCACGACCGAGCTGTACCTCGACCTCCCCCGATCGGTGAGCGTCGGTTGGCGCCCGCTGCTCGCGGTCACCGGCGCCGAGGGCAGCTATGAGGAGGTGGTCCGCACCGACGGCACCGGTGCGGTCGCCACCGAGGAGCACCAGATCGTCGGGTTCCTCACCACGAGGTCGGACAACCCCGGGTCGGTGCTCGCGTCGATCACCGCCGCGCGGACCAACCTCCGGGCCGTCCGCGCGCTGCTCCCCCGACGCGGCTGGGAGGTCGCCAACAGCCTGTTCCTGTGGGCGACGGAGAACGACGCCCTGGCCGTGCCGCGTCGCAGCCGCCTCGACTGGCTCGGCGAGATCGTGCAGCGCTGCCACACCGTCGCCGGCGTGCTCGACGCGACGATGAGCCACGACGACGCGTACGCCTTCCTGCAGATCGGGCGTCACCTCGAGCGCGCGGACCTCACCACGCGGGTCATCGACGTGCAGGCGGCCATCCTGCTCGACCACCGCCTCGGCGACGGCACCCTCCCCTACGCCGACGTGACCTGGATGGGCGTGCTCAAGTCGGTGTCGGCGATGCAGATGTTCCGCCGGGTCGCGCGGGCCGGCGTGTCGGGGCCGCGGGCGCTCGACTTCCTGCTGTGTGACAGCCAGTTCCCGCGGTCGGTCGAGTTCTGCCTCACCGAGCTGTCCCGCCGCCTCCTCGAGCTGCCCCACCACGACGACGCCATGGCGGCCTGCGCCGCCGCGCAGCAGACCCTGACCGAGACCGACCTGACCGGGTTGTCGGGCACCGAGCTGCACCGGTTCGTGGACGTCCTGCAGACCCGGCTCGGCGCGATCAACGCAGCGATCGCCGACACCTGGTTCGCGCCCGTGCCGGCCGCGCACGCGCGCATCGACCTCGACCAGCCCGATGCGCCGAGCCCCACGCAGTCCCAGGGGCAGCGGTCGGGTGCGGTCCACGTGTCCTGA
- a CDS encoding cell wall-binding repeat-containing protein produces MAVRPPVRRRRGALALAALVLSLLVVPVLPAAAQPDGANVSIIKDNEAPSNAEIAARLSEETLSTSQRVVISRDDDFADALASGILQADSPLLLVPRNGPVPPRVLGEIQRLGATGAVILGGTGAVAPAVAEQLADAGLSVERRQGGSRIETAIDIARTEAPDATTAILARAFAADPANPTQAFADALGAGAMSAENGWPILLSSTEALTAATRDYLADSDIDEIQLVGGTAALSEAVEAEIRDMGITTTRIAGDSRAETALEIAKAQGADSAADIDHVVLVDGTSPDGWAGGFASAARAAALDAPIVLADGVRLPPQTEAFLAEGTSFAQDGDLTITCVTHPLACTEGRRALGLSDYPVLTLEPPRGVLVQPGQQVRLTLSPASEGADVEILTEGTCLGESQLVQTDSSGHATVTFASELPPLTCLLTITYTGVEGDAFLRSTVAYVTEGQPARTADQAFIASDVLAFGSVVPDQPVFVNDTVTCTPPGGTPTSRSAWAMQAQHQQDGAPGYDFVNVGSEPLVTSPDASCEIQITPPPQATRVFWGLYTFTDSSLRVPLALGTGTTARFDLAQIAAQTGVDTRDLSVRWVVQIDDPAPTAPQPPPPGVAGVLNNPDGIPVTCGGQVFGPGVHLVGPDVRCSAAIDHPAFHVLLVQPDRPNVSAPSVEFTTLADTRFTTVRAQLLYEPPPVGEDGGACDTAAPLQLGVQDAGAVTEPEELRFHVIDLDAGESVRIRADAAFGDFDPIIAVAGPDGRILAENDDESLPSGERAGVGSRIDLTAEDSGTHCIAVSGFGGSIGDYLIAVDPAPVFADEGTFDEEFPAFGLTVDGTAGDVVIIELRRRTEFDGTDPVLDVYDPQGTLVATDDDGGGFPNARITYTLPTTGVYEVVGATYDEFTLGPFTIEASVIEVDGGASAFAGLTPAG; encoded by the coding sequence ATGGCAGTTCGTCCACCGGTCCGGAGACGACGTGGCGCGCTCGCGCTCGCCGCGCTGGTCCTGTCGCTGCTGGTCGTGCCGGTGCTGCCGGCTGCCGCGCAGCCCGACGGCGCCAACGTGTCGATCATCAAGGACAACGAGGCGCCGTCGAACGCCGAGATCGCCGCGCGGCTCAGCGAGGAGACGCTGAGCACCTCGCAGCGGGTCGTGATCAGCCGCGACGACGACTTCGCCGACGCGCTGGCGTCCGGCATCCTGCAGGCGGACTCCCCCCTCCTGCTGGTCCCGCGCAACGGGCCCGTGCCCCCTCGCGTGCTCGGCGAGATCCAGCGCCTCGGCGCGACCGGGGCGGTCATCCTCGGCGGCACCGGCGCGGTCGCGCCCGCCGTCGCGGAGCAGCTCGCCGACGCGGGGCTCAGCGTCGAGCGCCGCCAGGGCGGCAGCCGCATCGAGACCGCCATCGACATCGCCAGGACCGAGGCGCCCGACGCCACGACGGCCATCCTGGCCCGCGCGTTCGCGGCCGACCCCGCCAACCCGACCCAGGCCTTCGCCGACGCGCTCGGCGCCGGGGCGATGTCGGCGGAGAACGGTTGGCCGATCCTGCTGTCGAGCACCGAGGCGCTGACCGCGGCCACCCGCGACTACCTGGCCGACTCGGACATCGACGAGATCCAGCTCGTCGGCGGCACCGCCGCGCTGTCCGAGGCGGTCGAGGCCGAGATCCGGGACATGGGCATCACCACCACCCGCATCGCCGGTGACAGCCGCGCCGAGACGGCCCTCGAGATCGCCAAGGCCCAGGGCGCGGACTCCGCCGCGGACATCGACCACGTCGTGCTGGTCGACGGCACCAGCCCCGACGGCTGGGCCGGCGGGTTCGCCTCCGCGGCGCGCGCCGCGGCGCTGGACGCGCCGATCGTCCTGGCCGACGGGGTCCGCCTGCCCCCGCAGACCGAGGCGTTCCTCGCCGAGGGGACCTCCTTCGCCCAGGACGGCGACCTGACGATCACCTGCGTGACCCACCCGCTGGCCTGCACCGAGGGCCGCCGTGCGCTCGGGCTCAGCGACTACCCGGTGCTGACCCTCGAGCCGCCGCGCGGCGTCCTCGTCCAACCGGGCCAGCAGGTCCGCCTGACCCTGTCGCCGGCCAGCGAGGGCGCGGACGTCGAGATCCTCACCGAAGGGACCTGCCTCGGGGAGTCCCAGCTGGTGCAGACCGACTCGAGCGGCCACGCGACGGTCACGTTCGCCTCCGAGCTGCCGCCCCTGACCTGCCTGCTGACCATCACCTACACCGGCGTCGAGGGCGACGCGTTCCTGCGCAGCACCGTCGCCTACGTCACCGAGGGGCAGCCGGCCCGGACGGCGGATCAGGCCTTCATCGCCTCCGACGTGCTCGCGTTCGGCAGCGTCGTGCCGGACCAGCCCGTCTTCGTCAACGACACCGTCACCTGCACCCCGCCCGGCGGGACGCCGACCAGCCGGAGCGCCTGGGCGATGCAGGCCCAGCACCAGCAGGACGGCGCGCCCGGCTACGACTTCGTCAACGTCGGGTCCGAGCCGCTGGTGACCTCGCCGGACGCCAGCTGCGAGATCCAGATCACGCCGCCGCCACAGGCCACCCGCGTGTTCTGGGGCCTCTACACGTTCACCGACTCGAGCCTGCGGGTGCCCCTCGCCCTCGGCACCGGCACGACCGCCCGCTTCGACCTCGCCCAGATCGCGGCCCAGACCGGCGTGGACACCCGTGACCTCTCGGTCCGCTGGGTGGTCCAGATCGACGACCCCGCACCGACGGCGCCGCAACCGCCGCCACCGGGCGTCGCCGGCGTCCTCAACAACCCCGACGGCATCCCGGTCACCTGCGGCGGGCAGGTCTTCGGGCCCGGCGTCCACCTCGTCGGACCGGACGTGCGGTGCAGCGCCGCGATCGACCACCCGGCCTTCCACGTCCTGCTGGTCCAGCCCGACCGGCCGAACGTGAGCGCCCCCTCCGTCGAGTTCACGACGCTCGCCGACACCCGGTTCACGACCGTCCGCGCGCAGCTGCTCTACGAGCCGCCGCCGGTCGGCGAGGACGGCGGCGCGTGCGACACCGCCGCGCCGCTCCAGCTCGGCGTCCAGGACGCCGGGGCGGTGACCGAGCCCGAGGAGCTGCGCTTCCACGTCATCGACCTCGACGCCGGTGAGTCCGTCAGGATCAGGGCCGACGCCGCGTTCGGCGACTTCGACCCGATCATCGCGGTCGCCGGCCCGGACGGGCGCATCCTCGCCGAGAACGACGACGAGTCGCTGCCCTCCGGCGAGCGGGCGGGCGTCGGCAGCCGCATCGACCTCACCGCCGAGGACTCCGGCACCCACTGCATCGCCGTCTCGGGCTTCGGCGGGTCGATCGGCGACTACCTGATCGCCGTCGACCCGGCCCCGGTGTTCGCCGACGAGGGGACCTTCGACGAGGAGTTCCCGGCCTTCGGCCTGACCGTCGACGGCACCGCCGGTGACGTGGTGATCATCGAGCTGCGGCGCCGCACGGAGTTCGACGGCACCGACCCGGTCCTCGACGTCTACGACCCCCAGGGGACCCTGGTGGCGACCGATGACGACGGGGGCGGGTTCCCGAACGCGCGCATCACCTACACCCTCCCCACCACCGGGGTCTACGAGGTCGTCGGCGCCACCTACGACGAGTTCACCCTCGGACCGTTCACCATCGAGGCCTCGGTCATCGAGGTCGACGGCGGTGCCAGCGCCTTCGCCGGGCTCACCCCCGCCGGCTGA
- a CDS encoding helix-turn-helix domain-containing GNAT family N-acetyltransferase yields the protein MSATLDDAAATTYASWFATLADATRVQVLHAVATEPGGIAVGALARKVGIAQPTCSHHVKLLAEAGFVGLEKVGTSTVVRVNAACCAGLPHAADAVMGTLDTLPCCPDDVPSDVVVRAVDAADLDELRGIDPAVVDADWLPGHRRVAVLDGEVVGWAALRGVSDDPELAGVAETHVVVAERHRGRRIGVALIDALVRGADAAGLWTLQALIPTDDRAALRLHRSAGFRTIGVRERLARTDDGWRDLVLIERRRT from the coding sequence ATGAGCGCAACCCTGGACGACGCCGCGGCCACGACCTACGCATCGTGGTTCGCCACGCTGGCCGACGCCACTCGGGTGCAGGTCCTGCACGCCGTCGCGACCGAGCCGGGCGGCATCGCCGTGGGCGCGCTGGCTCGGAAGGTCGGCATCGCCCAGCCGACGTGCTCGCACCACGTCAAGCTGCTCGCCGAGGCCGGGTTCGTCGGGCTCGAGAAGGTGGGCACCTCCACGGTCGTGCGCGTGAACGCGGCCTGCTGCGCCGGGTTGCCCCACGCCGCGGACGCGGTCATGGGCACCCTCGACACCCTCCCGTGCTGCCCCGACGACGTCCCGTCGGACGTCGTGGTCCGGGCGGTCGACGCCGCCGATCTCGACGAGCTGCGCGGCATCGACCCCGCCGTGGTCGACGCGGATTGGCTGCCCGGCCACCGCCGGGTGGCCGTGCTCGACGGCGAGGTGGTGGGGTGGGCCGCGCTCCGCGGGGTGTCCGACGACCCGGAGCTCGCCGGTGTGGCCGAGACCCACGTGGTGGTGGCAGAGCGCCACCGCGGCCGGCGCATCGGCGTCGCGCTGATCGACGCGCTCGTCCGCGGCGCTGACGCGGCGGGCCTCTGGACGTTGCAGGCCCTCATCCCCACGGACGACCGCGCGGCCCTGCGCCTGCACCGCTCCGCGGGGTTCCGCACGATCGGCGTCCGCGAACGCCTCGCGCGGACCGACGACGGCTGGCGGGACCTCGTGCTGATCGAACGCCGCCGCACCTGA
- a CDS encoding circularly permuted type 2 ATP-grasp protein, with protein sequence MWTGYRSDGCWDEVVGPDGRVRPGCDRVVQILDDIGDGLIDRQASADVAIKAMGITFTVYSEGQNIDRAWPFDIIPRVITTDEWARISEGLVQRLTALNAFIDDLYNDQRIIREGVVPREVLDSSVNYRPECRGISPKGGVWAHISGSDLVRDQDGVMYVLEDNLRVPSGVSYMLENRAVTKRVLAEAFFDLDIHPIDGYPNALRDTLADLSPRPVDDPVICVLTPGVFNSAYFEHAFLAQEMGAHLVEGTDLFVDDDGSDGPAVFLRTVEGPVRVDVIYRRIDDAFIDPEAFRPDSVLGVPGLLRAWRAGTVALANAPGAGVADDKVVYAYVPDIIRFYLDADPLIPNVPTFLCSDEAQRSHVLANLDELVVKPANESGGYGLFIGPKATAAEKAEVRERILADPRNHIAQPTLSLSTAPTLRDGRIVPRHLDLRPFILSGPKPYVTNGGLTRVALVEGSLVVNSSQGGGSKDTWIVDPNVHPMHPTTDV encoded by the coding sequence ATGTGGACGGGCTACCGCAGCGACGGCTGCTGGGACGAGGTGGTGGGACCCGACGGGCGGGTCCGGCCCGGGTGCGACCGGGTCGTGCAGATCCTCGACGACATCGGTGACGGGCTGATCGACCGGCAGGCGTCCGCGGACGTGGCGATCAAGGCGATGGGGATCACCTTCACGGTGTACTCCGAGGGGCAGAACATCGACCGGGCCTGGCCCTTCGACATCATCCCGCGGGTCATCACGACCGACGAGTGGGCGCGGATCTCGGAGGGGTTGGTCCAGCGCCTCACCGCGCTCAACGCCTTCATCGACGACCTCTACAACGACCAGCGGATCATCCGCGAGGGCGTCGTCCCCCGCGAGGTCCTCGACAGCTCGGTGAACTACCGCCCCGAGTGCCGCGGCATCTCACCCAAGGGCGGTGTGTGGGCGCACATCAGCGGCAGCGACCTGGTCCGCGACCAGGACGGGGTCATGTACGTCCTCGAGGACAACCTCCGCGTCCCGTCCGGCGTCAGCTACATGCTCGAGAACCGCGCGGTGACCAAGCGCGTGCTGGCCGAGGCGTTCTTCGACCTCGACATCCACCCGATCGACGGGTACCCGAACGCGCTGCGCGACACGTTGGCCGACCTGTCCCCGCGACCCGTCGACGACCCGGTCATCTGCGTCCTGACCCCGGGCGTGTTCAACTCCGCCTACTTCGAGCACGCGTTCCTGGCCCAGGAGATGGGCGCCCACCTCGTCGAGGGGACGGATCTGTTCGTCGACGACGACGGGTCCGACGGGCCGGCGGTCTTCCTCCGCACCGTGGAGGGACCGGTTCGCGTCGATGTGATCTACCGGCGCATCGACGACGCGTTCATCGACCCGGAGGCGTTCCGCCCCGACTCCGTCCTCGGCGTGCCCGGCCTGCTGCGGGCCTGGCGGGCCGGCACGGTCGCGTTGGCCAACGCTCCCGGCGCGGGGGTGGCGGACGACAAGGTCGTCTACGCCTACGTGCCCGACATCATCCGCTTCTACCTCGACGCCGACCCGCTGATCCCGAACGTGCCGACCTTCCTGTGCAGCGACGAGGCCCAGCGCAGCCACGTGCTGGCCAACCTCGACGAGCTGGTCGTCAAGCCCGCCAACGAGTCAGGCGGGTACGGCCTCTTCATCGGCCCGAAGGCGACGGCGGCGGAGAAGGCGGAGGTCCGCGAGCGCATCCTCGCCGACCCCCGCAACCACATCGCCCAACCCACCCTGTCGCTGTCCACCGCGCCGACGCTGCGGGACGGGCGGATCGTGCCGCGCCACCTCGACCTGCGGCCGTTCATCCTCAGCGGGCCGAAGCCGTACGTCACCAACGGCGGCCTGACCCGCGTCGCCCTCGTCGAGGGGTCCCTCGTCGTCAACTCCTCCCAGGGCGGCGGGTCGAAGGACACCTGGATCGTCGACCCGAACGTCCACCCCATGCACCCGACCACCGACGTCTGA
- the pstA gene encoding phosphate ABC transporter permease PstA: MAATELRERPDRGHQADEATAPTSLTHARLSDRVPVGIAVAALAAASAIVIPLAGFNLALIAVVALGGFSVALHLASRRVEGARRAVDRTVTTVVSSAFALAVLPLVSVMWTVIQRGAARIDGDFFTMSMRNILGEGGGASHAVAGTLIITGLAALISVPIGIMVAIYLVEYGRGPLARGVTLLVDVMTGIPSIVAGLFAAGLFTALYGPGTKNGFAGAVALSVLMIPIVVRAAEEMLRLVPNELREASYGLGVPKWRTITKVVLPTSIGGILTGITLAIARVIGETAPLLIAVGTTDSLNLNPFAGRMETLPIFAYYQYQNPQVSDIQASYDRSWAASLLLMLIVMLLFGLARVLARVLRPKGSK, encoded by the coding sequence ATGGCCGCCACCGAGCTTCGGGAACGGCCCGACCGCGGCCACCAGGCCGACGAGGCCACCGCTCCGACGTCCCTCACCCACGCACGCCTCTCCGACCGGGTGCCGGTCGGCATCGCCGTCGCGGCCCTCGCCGCGGCCAGCGCGATCGTGATCCCCCTCGCCGGGTTCAACCTCGCCCTGATCGCCGTAGTCGCGCTGGGAGGGTTCAGCGTCGCGCTGCACCTCGCCTCCCGGCGGGTGGAGGGGGCTCGACGAGCGGTCGACCGGACGGTGACCACGGTCGTCAGCTCGGCCTTCGCCCTGGCCGTCCTGCCCCTCGTCAGCGTGATGTGGACCGTCATCCAGCGCGGGGCGGCCCGCATCGACGGCGACTTCTTCACCATGTCGATGCGCAACATCCTCGGCGAGGGCGGCGGCGCGTCGCACGCGGTCGCGGGGACGTTGATCATCACCGGGCTGGCCGCCCTGATCAGCGTGCCGATCGGGATCATGGTCGCGATCTACCTGGTCGAGTACGGACGTGGGCCCCTGGCCCGTGGCGTGACGCTCCTCGTCGACGTCATGACCGGCATCCCGTCGATCGTGGCGGGGCTCTTCGCCGCTGGCCTGTTCACCGCCCTGTACGGCCCGGGCACCAAGAACGGCTTCGCCGGTGCCGTGGCCCTCAGCGTCTTGATGATCCCCATCGTGGTGCGCGCCGCCGAGGAGATGCTCCGGCTGGTCCCGAACGAGCTGCGCGAGGCCTCCTACGGGCTCGGCGTCCCCAAGTGGCGCACGATCACCAAGGTCGTCCTGCCGACCTCGATCGGGGGGATCCTCACCGGCATCACCCTTGCCATCGCCCGCGTGATAGGCGAGACCGCGCCGCTGCTCATCGCGGTGGGCACCACCGACAGCCTGAACCTGAACCCCTTCGCGGGGCGCATGGAGACGCTGCCCATCTTCGCCTACTACCAGTACCAGAACCCGCAGGTCAGCGACATCCAGGCGTCGTACGACCGCTCGTGGGCGGCCTCGCTGCTGCTCATGCTCATCGTCATGCTGCTGTTCGGGTTGGCCCGGGTCCTCGCCCGGGTCCTCCGACCGAAGGGATCGAAGTGA